From Armatimonadota bacterium:
TTCCTATACTGAAGAGAGCGAGTAGCGCCTTCGCTTCGATATCTTCGGGGAATTTGGCGACGATCTGCTTCATATTGGCGATCAGGACATCGCTTTGGTTTTCGGCGCGCTCTGAGATGGCTCTTTCCCACGCCTCGATGTACATTCTCTCTCGCTCGGTGACGTTGCCCTTGCGCTTGACAGCTTCCTTCAAGAACGCTCGGTAGCGATCGAAGTTCTTGTCATCCGCGCTGATGGTTCCGACCGTGAACCAGTTGAATCCGCATCGGGCGAGGCTCCAATACGCCATCGCGTTCTCGGGGTCTAGCTTGAGGCACCATCGGAACGATCGTTCGGCTTCCTCAAACCAGAACGAATGCAGCAACGCGTTGCCTTGGTTGAACCACTTTTGCACTTCACGGTCTGCGCAGGTGATCAAGAAAGGTGCCTTGCCGGTGCCTTCGATATCCCAGGGGCGTGTTCGCATCCCGGAATCGAATGCTGATCCGTGGCTGGAATGGCCGGGCTCGTCACTGGCCAACGCGCCAGTAGCCAGCAGCGCAAAAAGGATGGCAAGGATGCTTCGTCGCATTGCTGACTATAGCACGGTAAATCGCGGATTTAAGTTCATTGGATCAAAATAAGAGCCCGCAGTTTGTACACAACTGCGGGCTCTTATTTTGATCCATCATTGCTAGATGCCCGTTCTCGGCGACATTCGCGACTACATCTCTTCTCTGCCGGAAGCAAAGAGCAAAGAGATCGAAGCACTTCACAGGCAGATGGTGCAAACCTATCCCGAGGCGAGACTCTGGTTTCTGGATGGCATGGATGAGAGTGGGAAAGTCGTCACCAATCCGAACATCGGCTACGGACAATACACGATCCGGTATGCGGACGGTTCCGAGCGCGAGTTCTACAGAGTTGGCATCAGTGCTAATACGGCGGGGATCTCGGTATACATCATGGGCATTGAGGACAAAACATATTTGCTCAAGACCTTCGGCGAGGCGATCGGAGATGCCAAAGTCACGGGATACTGCATCAAATTCAAGTCAATTTCCAAGATCGATGAGTCCGTACTCTTCACCGCGATCAAGTTTGGGATGGACCGCGCGGAATAAATCGCGGATTCATTTGGAGAATCCGAATTTAGTTGTTATACTGACAACGTGATTCGCCATTCTATTCTTGCTTTTGCTCTGTTGGCAGCAGCTCATTCTCACGCCTCCTTCGATCTAATGCTGATCGGAAACAATTCTGGGGGTGACTACAGGGTTTCCCGTTGGGACCCTATCAACAGAGTTAGTCTTGGTTCATTCGGGTCGGGGATCATCACTGCTCCGGTTGAGGACGTCGCGGTCGTTCCCGGATCAGATACGGCTTGGGTGATCTCGAATGGAGCTATCTATAAGTTCAGCTACAGTACGGGCGAATTTCAAGGTGCTTCCGGACAAATGTATAGCACGGTTGCGTCAAACATCTCTTACGATTCTGGCGGAAACTTCTTCACCGTTGGAAGTGGCCAAGGTTCAGGACTTATCGGTCAGACAGTATTTACGCAAAACCTAACTCTTGGTCCAGTTTTTTTCGGTGCAACATATTCAGCATCCGCACCCATGCGCCGTTCAGGAAGCTCGAATTACTATGCTTTCACCCTCGAGGGTGTTTCACCGTATAACCTCTCTATAAGCACGTGGAATAGTTCCGGGACTTTCCTCACTGTTGCCTCGACCGGAATTGCGTGGACGAATTCGCCCTATGGCAATGGATTTCATGATGCTGCATTTTCTGGCACCAAGCTCTACGGCGTTCAATGGGATTCGGTAACAAACAACACCAAGCTGTGGTCCAGTGAAACCTCATCCGGCTTTGGAGCGACCCCAGTCGTCGTCACATCGCTTCATGGCTCTAATCCTGGTAACGTTAGGCGAAGCATGTCTGCTGGACACAACGGCATGCTTTGGGTAAGAACTGGGAACATTTACTCGAGCTATCTTCCTGGACTCGGCTCAGGTCCTTCCTACACCATGAATGCATTGGGTACACCTTCGGAACTCACTGGAATGGCTGTTGTTGTGGCCCCAGAACCCGCTTCCCTCTTCGCCCTTTCCGCAGCTTTGGTCGGATTGCTCAAGCGCAGAAAAAGCAAGTAAAGCAACACTCAAGTCCTGCGGCAAATCCTAATCGCCGCAGGACTTTTATGTGCCTCTCAGTTCTTTCGTCGACGTCGCCCGATCAAAGCAGCCAGCCCAACACCTAGCGCAATCATCGGGCCAGGTTCAGGAGCGACCAAGTTTGTCATCCGCCAACTACCTGACGTGTGCGGCGAAAACGCGCTAGTAGTATATGAACTTACCGAGACAAAGATCGGCGCAGAATCGAATTCCGTAATCCGCGCTGAGGTTGGAGTTGTGGCATCAGCACCCACGACGAACAAGCCTGTATGTCCCGCTACCAGCCCCAAAGAAGTGTTGACATTGGCAGTACTATAATTGCCTAGAGTCTGGCCGGACGCATAGACCAACGAACTCCCCGTTACTTGCAAAGAAACCAAACCATGGGAGACCGAGTTCGGGCGATAGGCCATCGTAAAGTATTCTGTACTCCCATATTGAACGCGGGTACCCATCCCAATTCCCGATGTCATCATGTTCGCCAAAGGAATAAAACCAACAAGAGAATTAATCGTTAGTCCACTATCATTGATTAAGTAGGCGCTCATTCCCGCGGCAGAATTTCCGTAAACGACCCAACGATTTCCACTGACCGAAGTCATCCCCTGGACAGTAAATCCACCTGGCACTGACCAACTTGGGCCAGCAATAAGAAATCCAGAAGAAGGAGAGAGCGAATTGATATTCACGCTAAAATTCGTGTACGTCGCGACCTTTGATCCATCTAAATTATAAAGTAGCGTTGAAGTCGCGAAAGTGGGATTTGAAATACGCTCTCCCGTAAAGTTGTTCACCTGCATCCAGCCAGAGCTGTAGGCATAAAGGCCGTTCGGATTCGAAGAAATCGCAGTCACGCGATTACCATTCATCACATTCACCGTGCCGAGCGCGACCCGATTGATCGGGTCATACCGAACATATCCATTGCCCGAAGAATCCGGAACAATCATCAAATCGAATGAGGCATGAGCCGCCATCGATGCCATAGCCAAGCTCACCACAGATATCAAGCGAAACTGCATGTCAATAGTATAAGCCACTTTTGGTTCAAATGAGGCACCGCACTCGAATTCAAGTGCACTTAACACATCTCAAGCACCGAAGGAATAATGCCCTCTCGCAAATCCAAAGGACAAACCAGCCGCAGGAGCTTTGAATATCGCGGATCGTCCGCTATAATGGGGGATCATGTTTGCATTGAAATCCGCTTTGGCTGGTTGTGCTGCACTCGCCGCGAGTGCAGCTTTTGGCTCCTTCGACATGCTTCTGCAGGCCGATTCCGATACCACTCTCGGTGACCACATCGATCGATACGATCCAGTCAACCGGGTCTACCTAGGATCCTTCCCTGTTTTTGGCTCAGTTTTAGCCTTGGCCGGCTCTTCTGCTCGTGGGCTCGCTTTTGTAAGATCAAGTACTGCCAACGTAGACATTTTTAACTACAGCACCGGGGACTACATTCGCAATAGCCCGCTCGTCGGCACAAGCCTCGCACTCAATGAAGCGCAAGATAAACTATATTCAATCAGTGGAGGAACCCTCACAATATTAGACTTAAATACATTCTCTACTTCCTTCATTACGCTGTCCGGTCAATCCACTAGCAGCGCTCTTTGTGCGAGTAAAACCGGAAGATTCATTGTCGCCGATGATACGTCAGCCACGATTCGATCTTATTCTAGTACTGGAGCATTTCTGTTCTCAACTACATACATAGGCTTTACTAATGTAAAGCAAATCGCGGAGAGAGCAAATTCAAATGCAATTTCTAATATCCGCTACCAAATGGCAACTAACCTCACTACTAGTCTTGCGGGACTAAACGAAACAGTTAGCTCGGGGAGTTTTGGCACGAATTCAACTGCGATTACAGGATTCACAAGCAACACGGGAATCGTCTCAGCACATGAAGGTGCTTACATAATTGGCGTCAAAACCGCTACTCCAACTTTTATTGCTGCGACGAAAATGTCCACAACGGGAAATCTTACATCCTCATTCAACCTTTCCCAAACCACTTCCCTCACTGGGCAATCCGCGATCGTTCTCGCCCCAGAACCGGGTGCATTCATCGCTCTAGGATTCGGCATTATTCCGCTACTCGTTAAACGCAAAAAGAAGTAACACCGTTTCTTCCTGAACAGCAGATAACAGTAGGGGCCCTCATCCGGTGATTGTTCACCGAATGAGGGCCCACTATCTACCACATAACCAGAAGAAAGACGATAATTATGCGGCGATGCTCAGAGAGTTCCCGCCGCTATTTGGATAAGCCGCAGCTGCCACGCTTGGAGCAGAGTTTGTGCCAGCTCGCGTGGAGATAATGCGGTACCAAGTCATCACACCAGGAGTCTGATTTTCGTGATCAAACTTCACCTTTGTGACGACACCAGCAAAGTTCCAGTTGCTCTGGCCATCGACGCGGTATTCCACAACAAATGTAGTGTTAGCCGAGTTTCCGTTGCGGTTCCAGGTGATTTTGTTCACGCCATCATCACAACCGGTTACGCTGACGCCAGTCACCGTGGTCACAGGCGAAGTAACAGCGTTAGAAACAATCTGAAGTTCGCTAAGGATTTCCGGCGAAACCGTTGGATTTGCCTTAAACTCCTTGGCATACTTTCGAGCAACTGCGTTTGCGGTTGTCTTAGCCGAGTTCTTGGCGGCAGTAGCACCCTTCAAAATAGCTTTCGCAGTACTTTGAGCAGTCAAATCCGTACTGAATCCGCTTGCAGCGCCATTGATTTCTGCGAGCTCTTCTGTGTCGAGGTCCAGTTCGGACTCATACTTTTCGCAGGTCTCTGCGAAATTGTTTAACCATGCTTGCAAAGCAAGGTCATCTTGAGGCAAGAAATTGCTTGACATGTTTTCACCAACTATTCCAGTTCAGGAATACAGCAAGTCTCGGTCATCGCTCACGAAATCTTTAGAATTTTCTTTGAATTGAACCTAAAATGCACCTATGATGCATGTAATCTACGTCGCCACCATGATATTGTTCTCTATATTTCAAGAAACTCTCTTTTGATTTCAGCAATTTTTCTCTTACCATCAGCAATATTTCTTTGAATTGAACTGCTGTTTCTTCATATTTCAGGAACAATTCTTTTGAGAAATGCTGATGCAATTTAGAATTTTGCTTCCGCAAGTTTCATCTAGAATCAAATTTTTTATGATTTGGTGACTTATTTGATCTCGTGGTCGCCCGCAAATTGTTCTTGATTGAAGCAAAATGTTGGCCTTCCTCACCAAACGTCAAGGCCGGTTCGCTTGACTTCATTTTCATCTATGGCTATAATGCGCACATGAACTGGCGTCTAGCGTGCTTCATTGGCGTTTTGGCGAGTACGAGTATCTCGGCACACGCCGCTCCACCATCCATAACTGGCCCCTCTCAACTCCCAATCGGCCAGAGCGGAACTTACACGATCTATCACAATCCAACAGGGACCGGATCTTTACCGGGATTTGAATATAGCCGCATCTGGATCACCAGTTCAAATTCGCAGCTCTATAGTAGCAATTGGATCACTTCAAATTCCTCAGCTCAAGGAACCCAAAGCTGGGCATACATACCCGCCGGTCAGAGACCAATTCCGGTGATTAACTATTCCGGTAGCGATCAGTACCTAGATTTAAACAACGACGGGTGGTTCAATGAGCTTGACTACGACGTGTTTTGGAGCCATTTAGGTGAGGTTTGGGACGGGCCTCCTGCCCCGTATCCGACCTGCGACTTCGATCATGATGGGGAGGTTTCCATCTCTGATTACGACCTAATGACAGTGGCGACACCAAGAACAGTGTCAAATGGGGACTTCTGGGCACAATCTCCACGAACAGGTGGTTTCAATGGCAATTCTTGGACAACATTACAAATTGTCCCACCAATTTCCGGCAGTTTTGTAATAAACGTCGAGGGGCCGGGCGGACTGACACAATTCTCAGTCAATTTGCCGACCTTCAGTTCCTCTCCATTCACTGGGATTCCAAACACGATTCGTCCGTCTATTCGTCCACGGTTGCAGCCTGCGACAGCTGGCAATCCAAATCCAGGCCCATACAACTTAGTGCCCGAAATCAATAGCTTCATTGTTACAACCAGAATCACAGATGGCAATGGCACGCCGGCACCGTTGCGCTTGGTCCAATGGAGGCTGGATGCTACTCATACCGCTGAAGGTCATATTCATAACACTTTGCCGGTAACAAGCTGGTTACACAGTATCGACGATTCTGTAATGTTGGACCATATTGCAACTCCGGACAGTCCTTTTGGTCATCCGTTAAGTACGAGCAGTGTTGTCCCAAACAAGAAGAAAGGTGGTGATCAACCGCGAATTGAGACCGCAATTACTGACCTCAATGGATATGTCTCTGTAAAAGTGACTGCGTCTGAGGTTTCGGGTACCGAATCGTTGAGCATCATTGTCGATGGACACACCGTTAGGGCGGAATCCTTCATGGTTACTGTTGAGGGTCTGACCGAATTGCCGAATCCATCTAGTTCCGATAACTACAAGAAGATTGGGGCAGTCGCTGGGCGACACACACAGAATCACTATGGAACTTCCGAATGCCGTTCTCGGATACAGTCCGCCGCGAATATCTTCCGTGCTCTTCAGCTGACGGACAAGGATCTGAACGATCTTCTGGATAAATGGGGCGCGAAGTTCCGGTTTGGAGGCTTATCGCCCCAAATTTCTAGACAAATTCAGAAGCTGGAGGTGAACGATATCAGCTTGCCAAAGGGCGGTTTGTTTGACAAAGATGGCGACTGGTGCAGTCCACATGGTGGACATCGCGAGGGTAACACCGTGGACATTCGCACCATTCAATTTTTAGCTTCATCCAACTTAGCAAAGGAAGTTCCTAAAGCGGATTCAGCATGGCCTGACAACCGCTATACTAAGAACAAAGAAGCGAGCGAATTATCACGTGAGATAAACTTAACGCTCGCACTGTTGCAGTTGAAGGCGCTGAAAGATGCGGGCTTTAGTGTATTACAGGAAGCAAATCATTGGCACGCACGATATTCTAACGCACCCTAATCCAATAATTGAGCACGAATCCCTTACAACTCATTCTTACCTGGTAGAGAAGGCAGTTTTCCCGACGCCATTAATTGTTCCACCGCATCCTCAGAAGGAGAGATGAAGATCACGCACTGAGATTCCTCCGAATCTGGATCGAAACGAACCTTATATTCTCCAAAATTGTAGATCAAGTTAGGTTTCAGCTGTGAAATCGTCTCTAGAGCTTCTGATTTTTGTATGACCTTGCGGTCTAGCACATATCTGAGTGAAACAATGTTTGAATTTTCACTAGTACCTAGTGCGGTAATCGTTCCACATGGTTCGCCGTCGCAAAACAGTTGGTGCTCGACCATATACATTGATACGGAACTACTTGCAGAATAGAATGAATCTTCATGATTCTTCGCGCCGAGTTTCAGTCCAAACATCGTGTTAAAGTGCTCCCTTACCTTTGGCGCCTGCACTTGATGGAAAGCCGCACGATTTCGATCGCTCTTAGACTCGCGCAATGCAATTCCGGCCACGGAAGCTATCCCTGCCACCAAAACTGCGATTAACCCAAACAGCGCTCGATTCATGATCGCATTATACAGAAAGCGGCTCTGATTACCCACCCATTTTCGCAAGACTCTGCCTATGCGATATAGGTGAGATGTCGCCTGGAGCGACGGCAATTTGAATCGCGAGGACCGAACCTGACAAAATTACTGGGGCTACTTTGGTCAATTCACACTATAATACGAGCATGCGATTGTGCTTTGTTTTGGCATTGGCGGGGGCCATGAGTGCGGCTCACGCCTCTTTTGAACTCATGATTTTGCCTAATGCGAGTTCTTCGGTGCTCACCCGCTGGGATCCTGTTTCCCGCGTAAATCTGGGCACGATTGGAGAACAAGGCGGCTCAAGTGTGATGTCGGTTAACCAGATGGCGACCGGAAACATCGCAGCTACATCTTCTGTGGGCACGGTTCTGTATGAACCCTATAGTGGAACATACCAAGGGTCCCAACCTTTGCCTTCGACTCTTTGCAGTATTGATCCGAATCATGCGACATTGTATGAAGCATTTGGACAATTTGTGTATCGCTACAATGGTACAACAGGTGCCTCAATTTCTAACCTTTCGACGGGACTGAATATCTACGGAATTATCGGAGTTACATCTACTCGTGCTTTTGTTTATGGCACAAATGCTTCTGGCGATCTTGTTGCGCGCGGTGTTGATTTCTCAACAAGTACGCTTAGCGCACAGACGACGATTGTTGCTGCTGCAAGTGTGGCAAGTCCTAACTTGATCGGAATGG
This genomic window contains:
- a CDS encoding DUF1801 domain-containing protein — its product is MPVLGDIRDYISSLPEAKSKEIEALHRQMVQTYPEARLWFLDGMDESGKVVTNPNIGYGQYTIRYADGSEREFYRVGISANTAGISVYIMGIEDKTYLLKTFGEAIGDAKVTGYCIKFKSISKIDESVLFTAIKFGMDRAE
- a CDS encoding PEP-CTERM sorting domain-containing protein (PEP-CTERM proteins occur, often in large numbers, in the proteomes of bacteria that also encode an exosortase, a predicted intramembrane cysteine proteinase. The presence of a PEP-CTERM domain at a protein's C-terminus predicts cleavage within the sorting domain, followed by covalent anchoring to some some component of the (usually Gram-negative) cell surface. Many PEP-CTERM proteins exhibit an unusual sequence composition that includes large numbers of potential glycosylation sites. Expression of one such protein has been shown restore the ability of a bacterium to form floc, a type of biofilm.); protein product: MIRHSILAFALLAAAHSHASFDLMLIGNNSGGDYRVSRWDPINRVSLGSFGSGIITAPVEDVAVVPGSDTAWVISNGAIYKFSYSTGEFQGASGQMYSTVASNISYDSGGNFFTVGSGQGSGLIGQTVFTQNLTLGPVFFGATYSASAPMRRSGSSNYYAFTLEGVSPYNLSISTWNSSGTFLTVASTGIAWTNSPYGNGFHDAAFSGTKLYGVQWDSVTNNTKLWSSETSSGFGATPVVVTSLHGSNPGNVRRSMSAGHNGMLWVRTGNIYSSYLPGLGSGPSYTMNALGTPSELTGMAVVVAPEPASLFALSAALVGLLKRRKSK
- a CDS encoding PEP-CTERM sorting domain-containing protein, translating into MQFRLISVVSLAMASMAAHASFDLMIVPDSSGNGYVRYDPINRVALGTVNVMNGNRVTAISSNPNGLYAYSSGWMQVNNFTGERISNPTFATSTLLYNLDGSKVATYTNFSVNINSLSPSSGFLIAGPSWSVPGGFTVQGMTSVSGNRWVVYGNSAAGMSAYLINDSGLTINSLVGFIPLANMMTSGIGMGTRVQYGSTEYFTMAYRPNSVSHGLVSLQVTGSSLVYASGQTLGNYSTANVNTSLGLVAGHTGLFVVGADATTPTSARITEFDSAPIFVSVSSYTTSAFSPHTSGSWRMTNLVAPEPGPMIALGVGLAALIGRRRRKN
- a CDS encoding PEP-CTERM sorting domain-containing protein, coding for MRLCFVLALAGAMSAAHASFELMILPNASSSVLTRWDPVSRVNLGTIGEQGGSSVMSVNQMATGNIAATSSVGTVLYEPYSGTYQGSQPLPSTLCSIDPNHATLYEAFGQFVYRYNGTTGASISNLSTGLNIYGIIGVTSTRAFVYGTNASGDLVARGVDFSTSTLSAQTTIVAAASVASPNLIGMGAVSVNATSGGFAVKFTYRNSLNLNYLNVMNYNSSMALTSFSSTAISGFGTGALCVISGHLGYYVVGDDAASSTVTRLTRYGTDNVILGSSTTSSVDVPSYRWSGANILAPEPGPFVAMGLGLAALIVRRRRKD